A segment of the Phoenix dactylifera cultivar Barhee BC4 chromosome 15, palm_55x_up_171113_PBpolish2nd_filt_p, whole genome shotgun sequence genome:
tttgacaGTTTTCGAGCTTCGAGGTTCCTCAGGACTTGGCTCAACACCGGCTGGGAGTCGTTGGAGGCCATTAGGCAGCAGGCGTTGAGCTCTGGGCCgtgccgctgccccccgaggtcGAGCCATGATCATGCAGGATCCATGGCTACCCAAGAGCATTTTCTTTTGCTAGGCCGGACCGATCTCGTTGTTGCCTTGGTTGGCCAAGAATAGTGTTGTAGGCCGAGCTGACCTGGGCCACGAGAGGGTTTAACTTCATAGTACTTTCTTGGGGTGGAATCTCTTGTGAATCCGGCCAGAGGTGCGCTCATCCTTTGGAAGATATTACAAAATAAGGTGTCAGCCAAGCTTTCATTATGTGCTAAAATCCTTTTTAAAGCCTTGCAATGATAAAGAAAATAGCTACAGCGTCATCATAAAAAGGGCTCAACACCCTTTTGGTCTTCATCGGAAAAGGAGATGACTTCCACAGTGCACGGATGCTTTGAGGAAGCTCCTTCTCCCGAGCTCGTTGCTTCAGGTGCCTTTACTCGCCCACCCTCTGATGGTATTGATGATGCCCGTGAGAGGTCAGTTGTCATTTCGCTCCTCATGCGGCATTGGGTTTTGTTCCTCGGGCTCTCTCCTGTAGGCCTGATCACGGACAAAACAACTCAATTGATCTCGACGGATAAGTGCCTCGATCTTATCACGGAGCTCGTAGCAATCCTCCGTATTATggccgcgatctcggtggaagtgGTAGTACTTTTTCGAGCACTTCCGCGACTTTGTCGGTCGCATCCtcaatggaggtcggaggtagccctaactctcaatctccatgaggatctttgctcgggtggatgtgaggGGAGTGTATGTCTGAAACTTTTGGAGGGGAGACCTCGGGCGAGCTAGGCTCTTGggccaaggaggctctttctCATGCTAGGGAAATTTGTTGCTTGGTTGGGAGCGCTCCTCGTGGCGCTTCTCTGCATCTTGGCAGGTCGTTCGGCTGCCTCCCGTtgagaggccatggcttcctcagccttggcatacttGCGAGCTTGGGCCAACATTTCAACAAAGTCGGCGgaaaagctcttctcgatggagaagagaaatttgtaggaccgagctccagtcttcaatgccgacatggcgattgactggtcgagattgcgaacctcccatgtggccgaGGTAAAGCGATTGATGTAGTCTTTTAAGAAttctccctccttctgcttgatggcgAAGAGGGAGTCTGAGGTCCGGCGCTGACGCCGGCTAGCGGCAAAATGGGTAGCGAGCTGCCTGCCCAGCTGCTCGAAGGAGAGAATTGAGCTGGGCTTTAGTCCGGAGAACCAAAGACGAGCTGCCTTGCGGAGAGTTGCTGGAAAGGCTCTGCAGAGTAGAGCGtctgtggctccttggagtgtCATAAGGACCTTGTAGCTCTCCAAATGATCCAGGGGATCGGATGAGCCATCATATGGCTCAATCTGTGGCATCTTGAACCTTTGGGGGATTGACTCATCCATGATCCATTGAGGGAATGGAGACTCTGTTGTAAAGTCGAGGTCGGCGTCTCGCTTCGGGGCTTGGTCTCGAAGCGTCTGTATCTGCCGCTCCAAGTCCTCGGCTTTTCTGCCGAACTCGGGTGGGGCTTCTGTTGCAGCTCGGCATGGGGTAGACCCCGCCTCAGATGGTTGCTTCCAAGCTCGAGGCGTCATACTTCGGCGTGAGCTCTCAGGATAATGGCTATGCGACAAGCCCTCCCAgcttggggaccgagctcagtgGGAGCTTCGGTGATGGCGATGCTCTGCAGGAGTGACGTCGCGAGCGCCATTACAAGGACTTGCACCCATAAGGAGGGAGTGCAGGATGGGCTCCTGCCCGCTACAGGTCTTGAACGGCCGTAGTGAGTGCTTGGACTTGCTGGACAAGCAGACTAAACTGCTCCGGCTAGACCTGAGGAATTCGGTCCGCTGGCGCGGGTGCTGCAGGGGGTGGACATTGGAGGGAGCGGTCAGGAGTTGGTGCCCTGCGCCTCGAGGCATTTGAAGCACCTTGAcctctcaacttcatgatcacGACTCAGACCTTTTCTCTAGCGCCAAATATGTTGTGGTTCAgatctggcccgagggtgaccacgccggaggagtcgaggAAGCTGCCGGTGAGTGGAAGAAGAGAACGAGCACCACCTCCCGCACGGcggcggacctgcacaaagcctcaccggtggggttccggtgagggccctccgatgctcaagttagagtggggtaTATTTGGTCCAATCAAAAGTTTCTTAGGTGTTACCTGacggggctatttatagtccccgtAGGAACATGcaggtggcggaggtatggcccgttcccatcatgagtGGGGATGGCGgacagccagagcttgcttgtggcgcatGATACAGCCCGTCCTTGTAAGTGGTAAGGCGTTGACagccgtagcagggtatggctcctggttgatatgtcgtggcgtggccagcaagcaaagtatggtgcggtgaggctccTGCAGGGtatggccgcagcatgtggacgacgaggtcggccttttgAGGTCATTTCGGCCTTctaaggtcggccttctgatgTTGGCCTGCTGAGCTCGGCctcctgagctcggctcggacaaAATTGGGTGACTTATGCCGAAaaataggacgatccattttgccgcCCCatcaatatgtatatatatatatatacagatatatgcatacatatatgtgtatgtatatatgtatgtatctatatgtatatatatatgtatatatgtatgtatctatatgtatatatatgtatgtctgtatatgtatctatatagatctgtatgtatgtatgtatgtatctatatagatctgtatgtatgtatgtatatgtgtgtatgtatctatatgtatgtatctatgtatctatgtatctatgtatgtctatgtatctatgtatgtatctatatatgtatctatgtatgtCTATGtgtctatgtatgtatgtatgtatgtctatgtatgtatatgtatgtatgtctatgtatgtatatgtatttatgtctatgtatgtatgtatgtatgtctatatatatgaCAAATATAGAAAATGCATAGTAtgaaaatcatgaaaaattatGGATTGATGCTCAAATTCTTAATGAACCTGAATATTATCTGGAAGCGAGGAATTTGCAGTAATACGACAAACACAGGCCTACTATTCTTTTGGGGTTGAATGGGGAAAGAATAATAGTGAAAAAACCCGggataattaatatttttgtgCTACAAAGGTCAATTCTATAGGTTGCAATGTTGTTCAGTGGTGCGGTCACATGTTGGGATGACCCATGTGTAGCTGGATATCAAGGCCTTGTTTGGTTGCTGGTTTATCTTATGGTTAGGGGATGGCTAGCAATGTAACTAGCTGAATAAGAGTCTAAAATACCATCATAACTTTAACTTGTCAACCCCTCAGAAAGAGTATGCAAACCTGGTTAACTTTATTTCATGGGGGAGTGTGAGCTAAAGTTAGTTACTGgagctctctctcttctctctcttttcctttttcactTTTTTCATAAATTCTCCCACTAACCCCAGGATTGCCAACCAATGGATAACTTTAACGAGTGTTAATTTTTCCAGGGCTGGTTACCTTTGGTTGAATCTATCCATCCCCCAGCCTAGCTATTTGGCGTCCAAATACAAGTGACAGCAACAAAGCAATGCAAATAAATTAACTGGAGGTTTAAGTGTCATAAAAATGTAAAATGTTAGGTTCAAAACGAAGGTATAAACAGAGGTATCACAATAAGAGAGTCAACACTCTTGTGGTTCTTGTTCCAAACTTTATCCTCAATAGATCTGCAATTCAGCATCATGATGATATGAATCCAATCTTTTGATTACAAAATCATATATATTGTGTAAGCTCTTTTTAATTTGTTCATTAGTGTATACCTTTGCTATGACCTGAATTATGTTGGAGTTTGTGGAAAACATCTACACCGTGGACGTTAACCTTGTCAAGAATGTGAATGCCATTGCTTTTCTTAACTCCGCAATTTCATATGATGAGACTTGCACTATAACTTTACGGAAGAGGATATAAAAAGCCAtcaacttttctttttcttttttcatcaaaaaatcaaTCTGACTGATTTTGTATACTTTGCTGCTTGATGAGACAAATGGGTCAGACTCTACAGGATCAAGCAGCCTATGGGACTTGTGATCAGTTCTATAATTTTATCAGTTTTCTAATGAGTTTGCTTATAATTTAAATCTTTATATGTGGACCATATGAATTTTCATATGTTGAGACTTTCTTTAGAAATTTGATTGCCTTCAAATATATAATGCTATCATCTGTGTATAAAAGTTGCACGAAAAAGACAATTTGTCTGTGTACCAGAGTAATTTCACCTTATTCcagattttatataattttgcaGATACTGGATACAAATCCCCAGCTATATTTCCATCTACAACAACAGAGATTGATTGAGTTGATTCGCATTGGAAAAGTAGAGGAGGCTTTGGAGTTCGCTCAGGAAGAACTTGCACCAAGGGGCGAGGAAAATGTAATTCTCTCTTCAAAATTTTCCTATGCAGGTTTATTATTATCCACGGCATCTGAAGTGTTTCTGATTGGCCTTGTATAGTGGgacatgtttttattttatcttgtttttcTTGTCCCACTCCATTTCAGAAACATTACATGGCAAATTCTTATTTTGTATCACCTAGCTGCATGGTCTTTTCTTTTTACTTGATTGTAGCGGAAAATCATATAACAGTTGCACTGCTCCATACACCAGGATGGAGGGAAATTGAAGCTACGTAGACATCAAGATAATAATCTTTTGTTCCATGTTTATCAAATGGAAATTTTGGATTTTGCAGCAAAGTTTTTTGGAGGAGCTGGAGAGGACAGTAGCTCTTTTggcatttgaagatgtaaagaaCTGCCCTTATGGTGAGCTTTTAGATGTGTCGCAACGCTTGAAAACTGCAAGTGAAGTGAATGCTGCCATACTTACGAGCCAAAGTCATGAAAAAGGTTGGTGTTGTTTTCTATCATTTTCAGTTCTTCCTAAGTGCTATTTTTAGATGTACCAAGGGTTGGAAGGGGTTAGCACATTATGGTTTTCTGGGTAGTATAATAGTAACAAGTGGTATGTCTCTGAAAACCTATGATAGAACTTGCCTTCAAGCTATGCAATTTGAAAAACATGAGAGACGTACATATTCTAATTGAAGCACCTGTATGTAATCTTGTTACTATCATGTTGCACCAACTTCCTTATCCAAGTAATGACCGCGCACTGTATTCGAACTGCTTCTTTATAGGAAGGTGAGGGGTGGAATCATCACATTACAATTTTGTATGGCATAATAGTGTCGAGTAATAATATCATCGAAAACCTTATGGAAGCCAGTCCACCAAAGTATATGCattttaaagaacatttttagtAACACATGTTTGAATTGGGTTGTCCCTGGACACGGACTATTTATCAACTATTGGCTATTTTGCAGACCCAAAACTTCCAAGCTTGCTGAAGATGCTGATATGGGCTCAAAACCAGTTGGAGGAGAAGGCTGCTTATCCACGAATCAACAACTTATCCACAGCCGTGCTCGAAGACCCAACCATTTGAATATATTGAAATTTCTTTGTTTGTAACTAGGTCAGTTCTGTGTTATTGTGTATCATGCATCAAGATGATGCCGGGGCATCATGTGAATAGCTTCATACAGACCTTGTCTGTTGCTTTCTAGAATTTAGCTTCCGCAGAATGTTTGAATACAGACTTTGTTAAATTCTTACAGGCACACATCGTGAACTAGTTTTTCTTTCCTATCATGCAGAGATTTTTGATTCAGTTTTCGCATTCATATTATGTGGTGTATAATGATTTTGCTTATTGTGGTACCCATCTAAAAGCAATTGAAATATGTTAAATTTAAGGAAACGTGTTTTGAGCCCCTGATCGTTTTAGTCGTTGATAGTTCCTTATGAGTGCCCCGGTATAAGGTACAGATAATGATTAATTGTGGTAGTTGCaatatttgaatatattttggaACCATATGATCCTGGGTCCGCAGGCCTCTGATTCGTCCGGGCCAACATCATGCTGGAACATAAGGCTTCTCGTTTTTGTTGGCTGGGCATTGAAGTTGAGAAGCGTACCGAGGGATTTTAAGAATTCTTTCATCTCAACCATCTTTGCAGGCTGGAAGGAAACCACATAATAATAGGGGCTCTTGTTAAGTCAGTACGAAGAAACGAGCATATCAAGGAAACAAGTGGGAAACATGAGAAACAATGGGGAAACCACCGACAGAACTACCTAAGTTCAGCATTCACCGGATGCTTCTCAGTAGACAAAGTTACACGGAAGGTCCATCTCTGGGCACA
Coding sequences within it:
- the LOC103705796 gene encoding protein GID8 homolog; this translates as MSLSWIFLGQLDSIEPMSTSKKVITREEWERKLKDVKIRKEDMNKLVMNFLVTEGYVEAAEKFRIESGTEPDIDLATITDRMAVKKAVQSGNVKDAIEKVNDLNPMILDTNPQLYFHLQQQRLIELIRIGKVEEALEFAQEELAPRGEENQSFLEELERTVALLAFEDVKNCPYGELLDVSQRLKTASEVNAAILTSQSHEKDPKLPSLLKMLIWAQNQLEEKAAYPRINNLSTAVLEDPTI